The proteins below come from a single Azospirillum thiophilum genomic window:
- a CDS encoding bactofilin family protein, giving the protein MLFGRKTPPAAPKADSPAPPPPGARPYGTGDAGTVSPLASLNTPAPGAEPVSAVTAGAAAPSMAHALADAQHAAPAYPAMPSASKGPDMTSIPKPPTAPSVPGAGFKTDVPRRVVDMPGSAPRQPSMPIATPSAAPMAAAPAPAPAAPLAPAMPEQRRLTVGRDISLSGEIGSCDVLVVEGNVEAKLREGRSVEIAETGLFKGSVEIEEADIAGRFEGDISVRGRLTVRSTGKITGSIRFGELAVDAGGQLIGDIQLYSTGVKPAAAPVAVPSAEAPLAPAEAV; this is encoded by the coding sequence ATGCTGTTCGGACGAAAGACTCCGCCCGCCGCTCCCAAGGCCGACAGCCCCGCCCCACCGCCGCCGGGCGCCCGTCCGTACGGCACGGGCGATGCCGGCACCGTCTCGCCGCTCGCCTCGCTGAACACCCCGGCACCGGGCGCCGAACCGGTATCCGCCGTCACGGCCGGAGCAGCCGCACCCAGCATGGCCCACGCCCTGGCCGACGCGCAGCACGCCGCACCGGCTTATCCCGCTATGCCTTCCGCCTCGAAGGGACCCGATATGACCAGCATTCCCAAGCCTCCGACCGCGCCGTCCGTGCCCGGCGCCGGCTTCAAGACCGATGTGCCGCGCCGCGTGGTCGATATGCCGGGCTCGGCCCCGCGCCAGCCGTCCATGCCCATCGCCACCCCGTCGGCCGCACCGATGGCAGCCGCCCCCGCCCCTGCCCCGGCGGCTCCGCTCGCCCCGGCGATGCCGGAGCAGCGCCGCCTGACCGTCGGCCGCGACATTTCCCTGTCGGGCGAGATCGGCTCCTGCGACGTCCTGGTGGTTGAAGGCAACGTCGAGGCCAAGTTGCGCGAGGGCCGGTCGGTCGAGATCGCCGAGACCGGCCTGTTCAAGGGCTCGGTCGAGATCGAGGAGGCCGACATCGCCGGCCGGTTCGAGGGCGATATCTCCGTGCGCGGCCGCCTGACCGTGCGCTCCACCGGCAAGATCACCGGCTCGATCCGCTTCGGCGAACTGGCGGTGGATGCCGGCGGCCAGTTGATCGGCGATATCCAGCTCTACAGCACCGGTGTCAAGCCGGCCGCCGCGCCGGTTGCGGTTCCCTCCGCCGAGGCCCCGCTCGCCCCGGCGGAAGCCGTCTGA
- a CDS encoding NifU family protein codes for MFIQTEQTPNPATLKFLPGRDVLGRGTADFTSREDAARSPLAQRLFEIEGVVGVFLGTDFITISKTDARDWFLLKPSILGVIMEHFTADRPVLLEDGGDGHAAAANADDEEIVEQIKELLDTRVRPSVAQDGGDITFQGFEKGVVYLAMKGACSGCPSSTATLKHGIENMLRHYIPEVVEVRSVQ; via the coding sequence ATGTTCATTCAGACCGAGCAGACGCCCAACCCGGCGACTCTCAAGTTCCTGCCGGGGCGTGACGTGCTCGGACGTGGCACCGCCGACTTCACCAGCCGCGAGGATGCCGCCCGCTCACCGCTCGCCCAGCGCCTGTTCGAGATCGAGGGCGTCGTCGGCGTGTTCCTGGGGACCGACTTCATCACCATCAGCAAGACCGATGCGCGCGACTGGTTCCTGCTGAAGCCGTCGATCCTCGGCGTCATCATGGAGCATTTCACCGCCGACCGGCCGGTCCTGCTGGAGGATGGCGGCGACGGCCATGCCGCCGCGGCCAACGCTGACGACGAGGAGATCGTCGAGCAGATCAAGGAACTGCTCGACACCCGCGTCCGCCCGTCGGTGGCGCAGGACGGCGGCGACATCACCTTCCAGGGTTTCGAGAAGGGCGTGGTCTACCTGGCGATGAAGGGGGCCTGTTCCGGCTGCCCCAGCTCCACCGCCACGCTGAAGCACGGCATCGAGAACATGCTGCGCCACTACATCCCGGAAGTGGTCGAGGTCCGTTCGGTCCAATAG
- a CDS encoding response regulator yields the protein MPKSVLTVDDSKTIRDMVGFTLKNAGYEVAEASDGNAGLALASQRKFDCIITDLNMPGLDGLALTRAIRASAVNRATPILLLTTEADPGKKTAGREAGATGWLVKPFNPEKLVETVRKVCP from the coding sequence ATGCCCAAGAGCGTCCTGACCGTCGACGATTCCAAGACCATCCGCGACATGGTCGGCTTCACGCTGAAGAATGCCGGCTATGAGGTGGCGGAGGCGTCGGACGGCAATGCCGGGCTGGCGTTGGCCAGCCAGCGCAAGTTCGATTGCATCATCACCGACCTGAACATGCCGGGCCTGGACGGGCTTGCCCTGACCCGTGCCATCCGCGCATCGGCCGTCAATCGCGCGACCCCCATCCTGCTGCTGACCACCGAGGCCGACCCCGGCAAGAAGACCGCCGGGCGCGAAGCCGGAGCCACCGGCTGGCTGGTCAAGCCCTTCAACCCCGAAAAGCTGGTCGAGACGGTTCGTAAGGTCTGCCCGTAA
- a CDS encoding DUF1848 domain-containing protein: MIISASYKTDIPAFYGRWFLNRLQAGHCRMVNPYGGQTYRIDLTRPAVDGFVFWTKNLGPFLGALDSVAEQGFPFVVQYSVTGLPTALERSVPEWETAAGHMERVRDRWGPRAAVWRYDPIVVTDATPPVWHREIFARIARRLHGMTDEVAVSFLQPYRKTARNLAAAGIGWHDPDAGEKRVLLSDLASIAAGEGMALTLCTQPDLTDTPGTAAARCIHAARLSDVAGYPVAAREKGNRPGCLCAESRDIGDYDSCPHGCVYCYAVADRATARRRFAAHDPEGEFLVARRSS, encoded by the coding sequence ATGATCATCTCCGCCAGCTACAAGACCGACATTCCCGCCTTCTATGGACGCTGGTTCCTGAACCGGCTCCAGGCCGGCCATTGCCGGATGGTCAATCCCTATGGCGGCCAGACATACCGCATCGACCTGACCCGTCCGGCGGTCGACGGCTTTGTCTTCTGGACCAAGAATCTCGGACCCTTCCTCGGCGCGCTCGACAGCGTGGCGGAGCAGGGCTTTCCCTTCGTCGTGCAGTACAGCGTCACCGGCCTGCCCACCGCGCTGGAACGCTCGGTTCCCGAGTGGGAGACGGCGGCCGGCCATATGGAGCGGGTGCGCGACCGCTGGGGGCCGCGTGCCGCGGTCTGGCGCTACGACCCCATCGTCGTGACCGACGCCACACCGCCCGTATGGCACCGGGAGATTTTCGCCCGCATCGCCCGCAGGCTGCATGGCATGACCGACGAGGTGGCGGTGTCCTTCCTCCAGCCCTACCGCAAGACAGCCCGCAACCTCGCCGCCGCCGGCATCGGCTGGCACGATCCGGATGCCGGGGAGAAGCGCGTCCTGCTGTCCGACCTCGCATCCATCGCGGCGGGGGAGGGGATGGCGCTCACCCTCTGCACCCAGCCCGACCTGACGGACACGCCCGGCACGGCAGCGGCCCGCTGCATCCACGCCGCTCGCCTGTCCGATGTCGCAGGGTATCCCGTCGCCGCACGGGAGAAGGGCAACCGTCCCGGCTGCCTGTGTGCCGAAAGCCGCGATATCGGCGATTACGACAGCTGCCCGCATGGCTGCGTCTATTGTTACGCCGTCGCCGACCGTGCCACGGCCCGGCGCCGCTTCGCCGCGCACGACCCGGAGGGGGAGTTCCTGGTGGCGCGGCGGAGTTCCTGA
- the fabF gene encoding beta-ketoacyl-ACP synthase II, producing MRRVVVTGLGAVTPLGAGVGPSWRAVLDGKSGIRAVAGVDAADLPCRIAGQLPGTGDAPFDADAVVPPKDQRKMDRFILLALAAAEEAVADAGWRPADTEAQERTGVLIGSGIGGLPALAEGALSLHGKGPRRISPFFVPSTLINLASGHVSIRYGFRGPNHAVVTACATGAHAIGDAARLIMMDDADVMLAGGSEAAICRLGLAGFCAARAMSTGFNDDPARASRPWDRDRDGFVMGEGAGVLVLEELEHAKRRGATIHAEVTGYGLSGDAYHITSPAEDGDGAFRAMRAALKRAGLSPDAVDYVNAHATSTPAGDPVEIVAVKRLFGPAASSLSMSSTKSATGHLLGAAGAVEAIFAILALRDQVAPPTLNLEAPSEGCDLDLVPLRPKERRIRHVLSNSFGFGGTNAALVFSPVA from the coding sequence ATGAGACGAGTCGTGGTCACCGGCCTTGGCGCCGTCACTCCGCTCGGGGCCGGCGTGGGGCCGAGCTGGCGCGCCGTGCTGGACGGGAAAAGCGGCATCCGGGCGGTGGCGGGCGTCGATGCCGCCGATCTGCCCTGCCGCATCGCCGGACAGTTGCCCGGGACCGGGGACGCCCCCTTCGACGCCGACGCGGTAGTGCCGCCCAAGGACCAGCGCAAGATGGACCGCTTCATCCTGCTGGCGCTCGCCGCCGCGGAGGAGGCGGTGGCGGACGCCGGCTGGCGCCCCGCCGACACGGAGGCGCAGGAACGCACCGGCGTGCTGATCGGCTCCGGCATCGGCGGGTTGCCGGCACTGGCCGAAGGGGCGCTGTCCCTGCACGGGAAGGGACCGCGCCGCATCTCCCCCTTCTTCGTGCCGTCGACCCTGATCAATCTGGCCTCCGGCCATGTGTCGATCCGCTACGGCTTCCGCGGTCCGAACCATGCCGTCGTGACCGCCTGCGCGACAGGAGCCCACGCCATCGGCGACGCGGCACGGCTGATCATGATGGACGACGCCGACGTCATGCTGGCCGGCGGCAGCGAGGCGGCGATCTGCCGCCTGGGGCTGGCCGGATTCTGCGCCGCCCGCGCCATGTCCACCGGCTTCAACGACGATCCGGCCCGTGCGTCGCGCCCCTGGGACCGCGACCGCGATGGTTTCGTGATGGGCGAAGGTGCAGGGGTGCTGGTGCTGGAGGAGCTGGAGCACGCGAAACGGCGCGGCGCCACGATCCATGCCGAGGTCACCGGCTATGGCCTGTCGGGCGACGCCTACCACATCACGTCCCCGGCGGAGGACGGCGACGGTGCCTTCCGCGCCATGCGCGCCGCGTTGAAGCGGGCTGGCCTGTCGCCGGACGCCGTCGACTACGTCAATGCCCACGCCACCTCGACCCCTGCCGGCGACCCGGTGGAGATCGTCGCGGTCAAGCGGCTGTTCGGCCCCGCGGCGTCCAGCCTGTCGATGTCCTCAACCAAATCGGCGACCGGCCATCTGCTGGGTGCCGCCGGCGCAGTCGAGGCGATCTTTGCCATCCTGGCGCTGCGCGATCAGGTGGCGCCGCCGACCCTGAATCTGGAGGCGCCGTCGGAGGGCTGCGACCTCGACCTCGTGCCACTGCGGCCGAAGGAGCGGCGCATCCGCCATGTGCTGTCCAACAGCTTCGGCTTCGGCGGCACCAACGCGGCGCTGGTGTTCAGCCCGGTGGCGTGA
- a CDS encoding adenosine kinase, with protein MAASAYDVTGIGNAIVDVIAHADDAFLAANTIEKGAMTLIDAARAEELYGRMGPGVEVSGGSAGNTMAGIAMLGGRGAYIGKVAKDQLGDVFRHDIRASGVAFDSAPLVAGAPTARCLILVTPDAQRSMNTYLGACVELGPEDIDEAVIAGSQVTYLEGYLWDPPRAKEAFRKAASIAHAAGRKVSLSLSDSFCVHRHHAEFVDLVENHVDILFANEHEIGALYGTDRFEDALAAVTRLGKTAALTRSEKGAVIVADGKVVEVGAEPVERVVDTTGAGDLYAAGFLFGYTRGLAPAVCGRLGAIAAAEIIGHVGARPEVDLRDLVAGKGVL; from the coding sequence ATGGCCGCGTCCGCCTACGACGTCACCGGCATCGGCAACGCCATCGTGGACGTGATCGCCCACGCCGACGACGCCTTCCTCGCCGCCAACACCATCGAAAAGGGGGCGATGACCTTGATCGACGCCGCCCGGGCGGAGGAGCTGTACGGCCGCATGGGGCCGGGCGTGGAGGTCTCCGGCGGATCGGCCGGCAACACGATGGCGGGCATCGCCATGCTGGGCGGGCGCGGCGCCTATATCGGCAAGGTCGCCAAGGACCAGTTGGGCGACGTCTTCCGCCACGACATCCGCGCCTCGGGCGTCGCGTTCGACAGCGCGCCGCTGGTGGCCGGGGCGCCGACCGCAAGGTGCCTGATCCTGGTGACGCCGGACGCGCAGCGCTCCATGAACACCTATCTCGGCGCTTGCGTGGAACTGGGGCCTGAGGACATCGACGAGGCGGTGATCGCCGGCTCGCAGGTGACCTATCTGGAAGGCTACCTGTGGGATCCTCCCCGCGCCAAGGAGGCCTTCCGCAAGGCCGCATCCATCGCGCATGCCGCCGGCCGCAAGGTGTCGCTGTCGCTGTCCGACAGCTTCTGCGTCCACCGCCATCATGCCGAATTCGTCGATTTGGTGGAGAACCACGTCGACATCCTCTTCGCCAACGAGCATGAGATCGGCGCGCTCTACGGCACCGACCGGTTCGAGGATGCGCTGGCCGCGGTGACGCGCCTGGGCAAGACCGCCGCCCTGACCCGCAGCGAGAAGGGCGCGGTCATCGTCGCCGACGGCAAGGTCGTCGAGGTGGGAGCCGAGCCGGTGGAGCGGGTGGTGGACACCACAGGTGCCGGTGACCTCTATGCCGCAGGCTTCCTGTTCGGCTACACCCGCGGCCTGGCGCCTGCGGTCTGCGGCCGCCTGGGCGCGATCGCCGCGGCGGAGATCATCGGCCATGTCGGCGCCCGGCCGGAGGTGGACCTGCGCGACCTGGTCGCGGGCAAGGGCGTGCTGTAA
- the grpE gene encoding nucleotide exchange factor GrpE: MSEEQNKPADAAVEPTEATAETATAPESASPEDRVAKLETEVAGLKDQLLRAMAETENTRRRAQRDREDASKFAVSSFAKELVTVADNLRRALDAVPAEGREQDEMLKGLAVGVEATERQLLAAFERAGIKKIDPAGELFDPNFHQVMFEIENTGKTAGTVVQVLQPGYTIHGRLLREAMVGVAKGGPNEAGGQHVDTKA, from the coding sequence ATGAGCGAAGAGCAGAACAAGCCCGCCGACGCCGCAGTGGAGCCGACCGAGGCCACCGCCGAGACCGCTACGGCCCCGGAGAGCGCATCGCCGGAGGACCGCGTCGCCAAGCTGGAGACCGAGGTCGCCGGCCTGAAGGACCAGCTTCTGCGCGCCATGGCGGAGACGGAGAACACCCGCCGCCGTGCCCAGCGTGACCGCGAGGATGCCAGCAAGTTCGCCGTGTCGAGCTTCGCCAAGGAGTTGGTGACGGTCGCCGACAACCTGCGCCGCGCGCTGGACGCCGTCCCGGCCGAAGGCCGCGAGCAGGACGAGATGCTGAAGGGCCTCGCCGTCGGCGTCGAGGCGACCGAACGCCAGCTCCTCGCCGCCTTCGAGCGTGCGGGCATCAAGAAGATCGACCCGGCCGGCGAGCTGTTCGACCCGAACTTCCATCAGGTGATGTTCGAGATCGAGAACACCGGCAAGACCGCCGGCACCGTCGTCCAGGTGCTGCAGCCCGGCTACACGATCCACGGCCGCCTGCTGCGTGAGGCGATGGTCGGCGTCGCCAAGGGCGGCCCGAACGAGGCCGGCGGACAACACGTCGATACAAAGGCGTAA
- the hrcA gene encoding heat-inducible transcriptional repressor HrcA, with protein sequence MISELNQRSREIFRLIVDAYVASGEPVGSRTISRRLGMALSPATIRNVMADLEEQGLLYAPHTSAGRIPTDAGLRMFVDGLLEIGSLTEDERAGIEAKCAASGRAFSDVLGEASGMLAGLSHCAGLVVAPKTDRPLKHIEFVSLGPGRALVVLVNEDGLVENRVIEVPVGLPTSTLQTVSNFLSARLAGRTLDEARQEVLQDIQEQKTQLDELSRKVVAAGLATWAGSGGSNAGQLIVRGQSRLLEDVTALSDLERVRGLFEALETKETMLRMLDATGRGDGVQIFIGAENVLFNHSGCSMIISPFQNSRERVIGAIGVIGPTRINYARIIPLVDYTAKVVSRLIG encoded by the coding sequence ATGATCAGCGAGCTGAACCAGCGGTCACGCGAAATCTTCCGGTTGATCGTCGATGCCTATGTGGCGTCCGGCGAACCGGTCGGGTCGCGCACGATCTCCAGACGGCTCGGCATGGCCCTGTCGCCGGCGACCATCCGCAACGTGATGGCCGACCTGGAGGAACAGGGGCTGCTCTACGCCCCGCACACCTCGGCGGGACGCATCCCGACCGACGCCGGGCTGCGCATGTTCGTCGACGGCCTGCTGGAGATCGGATCGCTGACCGAAGACGAGCGTGCCGGGATCGAGGCGAAATGCGCCGCTTCCGGCCGCGCCTTCTCCGACGTGCTGGGCGAGGCGTCGGGAATGCTGGCCGGCCTGTCGCACTGCGCCGGGCTGGTGGTGGCGCCCAAGACCGACCGGCCGCTGAAGCATATCGAGTTCGTGTCGCTCGGCCCCGGCCGGGCGCTGGTCGTGCTGGTGAACGAGGACGGGCTGGTCGAGAACCGGGTGATCGAGGTGCCGGTGGGCCTGCCGACCTCCACCCTGCAGACCGTATCGAACTTCCTCAGCGCCCGCCTTGCCGGCCGCACGCTGGACGAGGCGCGGCAGGAGGTTCTGCAGGACATCCAGGAACAGAAGACCCAGCTGGACGAGCTGTCGCGCAAGGTGGTCGCCGCCGGGCTGGCAACCTGGGCCGGCAGCGGCGGGTCGAACGCCGGCCAGCTGATCGTCCGCGGCCAGTCCCGGCTGTTGGAGGACGTCACCGCGCTGTCCGACCTGGAGCGCGTCCGCGGCCTGTTCGAGGCGCTGGAAACCAAGGAGACGATGCTGCGCATGCTGGACGCCACCGGGCGCGGCGACGGCGTGCAGATCTTCATCGGCGCGGAGAATGTGCTGTTCAACCACTCCGGCTGTTCGATGATCATCTCCCCCTTCCAGAATAGCCGCGAACGGGTGATCGGCGCCATCGGCGTCATCGGTCCGACCCGCATCAATTATGCCCGCATCATTCCGCTGGTGGACTACACCGCCAAGGTGGTCAGCCGCCTGATCGGCTGA
- a CDS encoding EI24 domain-containing protein: MIRALVLAFAQLSDPRVRRVVWTGMFVSALAYGLLAGGAWWALSVTPLTGYGWLDGIIDLLGGLGVLLLAWLLFPATVGMVSSFFLDEVVERVEVRHYPTLPAPRRAGWLEELATALRFLILVLAINLLALPIYLFAPGLNLIVFYTVNGYLLGREYFEMVAHRRLDRASARALRRSRPLKPFLAGIAIAFLSSIPFVNLLVPVVASAFMVHVLQSMSAPLAAGRTTVIRR, from the coding sequence ATGATACGCGCCCTCGTCCTCGCCTTTGCCCAGCTGTCCGATCCGCGCGTGCGCCGGGTGGTGTGGACCGGCATGTTCGTCTCCGCGCTCGCCTATGGGCTGCTGGCCGGCGGGGCCTGGTGGGCCCTGTCGGTGACGCCGCTGACCGGCTATGGCTGGCTCGACGGCATCATCGACCTGCTGGGCGGGCTGGGAGTGCTGCTTCTCGCCTGGCTGCTGTTCCCGGCCACCGTCGGCATGGTGTCGAGCTTCTTCCTGGACGAGGTGGTGGAACGGGTGGAGGTGCGGCATTACCCCACCCTGCCCGCCCCGCGCCGGGCCGGCTGGCTGGAGGAGCTGGCGACGGCGCTGCGCTTCCTGATCCTGGTGCTGGCCATCAACCTGCTGGCTCTGCCGATCTACCTGTTCGCGCCGGGCCTGAACCTGATCGTCTTCTACACCGTCAACGGCTATCTGCTGGGACGGGAGTATTTCGAGATGGTGGCCCATCGGCGGCTCGACCGCGCGTCGGCCCGGGCGCTGCGGCGGTCGCGACCGCTGAAACCTTTTTTGGCCGGAATCGCCATTGCCTTTCTTTCGTCGATCCCCTTCGTCAATTTGCTCGTCCCGGTCGTCGCCAGCGCCTTCATGGTTCATGTCCTACAGTCCATGTCGGCTCCCCTTGCGGCAGGCCGGACGACCGTGATACGCCGCTAG
- a CDS encoding sulfite exporter TauE/SafE family protein, with protein sequence MQVYLPIAEMSVNALLVLGMGWLVGFLSGMFGVGGGFLMTPLLIFIGVPPAIAVGTQANQLVAASVSGVLAHWRRGNVDVKLGVVMLAGGVVGTAVGVWIFGILQRLGQIDIAITLSYVFFLGTIGGMMLVESSRAILRRRAPTAKRGKLHRHIWLHGLPFKMRFQRSKLYISALLPAGIGAVGGMLVAIMGIGGGFLLVPAMIYLLNMPAGLVAGTSLFQIIFTTAAATLLQAATNQTVDAMLALLLLVGGVIGAQFGTRAGSRLRGETARLALSTIVVAVALKLAWDLFSRPDDLFTLTMGMR encoded by the coding sequence ATGCAAGTCTATCTGCCGATTGCCGAGATGTCGGTCAACGCGCTGCTGGTGCTCGGCATGGGCTGGCTGGTGGGTTTCCTGTCGGGGATGTTCGGGGTCGGCGGCGGCTTCCTGATGACGCCGCTGCTGATCTTCATCGGCGTTCCCCCTGCCATCGCCGTCGGCACCCAGGCCAACCAACTGGTCGCGGCCAGCGTGTCGGGCGTCCTGGCGCACTGGCGGCGCGGCAATGTCGACGTCAAGCTGGGCGTCGTGATGCTGGCCGGCGGCGTCGTCGGCACCGCGGTAGGGGTATGGATCTTCGGCATCCTCCAGCGGCTGGGCCAGATCGACATCGCGATCACCCTGTCCTACGTCTTCTTCCTGGGCACCATCGGCGGCATGATGCTGGTGGAGAGCAGCCGCGCCATCCTGCGCCGCCGCGCCCCGACCGCCAAGCGCGGCAAGCTGCACCGCCATATCTGGCTGCACGGCCTGCCCTTCAAGATGCGGTTCCAGCGCTCCAAGCTCTACATCTCCGCCCTGCTGCCGGCGGGGATCGGGGCGGTCGGCGGCATGCTGGTGGCGATCATGGGCATCGGCGGCGGCTTCCTGCTGGTGCCGGCGATGATCTACCTGTTGAACATGCCGGCGGGGCTGGTGGCTGGAACATCGCTGTTCCAGATCATCTTCACCACCGCGGCGGCAACCCTGCTGCAGGCCGCCACCAACCAGACGGTCGACGCCATGCTGGCGCTTCTGCTGCTGGTCGGCGGCGTGATCGGCGCGCAGTTCGGCACCAGGGCCGGCAGCCGCCTGCGCGGCGAGACCGCTCGGCTGGCGCTGTCGACGATCGTGGTGGCGGTGGCGCTGAAGCTGGCTTGGGACCTGTTCTCCCGCCCCGACGACCTGTTCACCCTGACGATGGGGATGCGGTGA
- the nth gene encoding endonuclease III: MKPAAIQEFFRRLSAANPEPRSELEYVNPYTLLVAVVLSAQATDIGVNKATGPLFQFVTTPQQMVALGEEGLRRYIKTIGLFNTKAKNVIRLSELLIERHGGEVPRDREALEQLPGVGRKTANVVLNVAFGEETIAVDTHIFRVGNRTGLAPGKTPDAVEAKLLKVVPKLYRRHAHHWLILHGRYVCKARKPDCPICPVADLCAFKDKIIA, translated from the coding sequence ATGAAGCCCGCCGCGATCCAGGAATTCTTCCGCCGCCTGTCCGCCGCCAATCCGGAGCCCCGGAGCGAGCTGGAATACGTCAATCCCTACACGTTGCTGGTCGCCGTCGTGCTGTCGGCCCAGGCGACCGACATCGGGGTGAACAAGGCCACCGGCCCGCTGTTCCAGTTCGTCACCACACCGCAGCAGATGGTGGCGCTGGGCGAGGAGGGGCTTCGCCGCTACATCAAGACCATCGGCCTGTTCAACACCAAGGCGAAGAACGTCATCCGGCTGTCGGAGCTGCTGATCGAGCGGCATGGCGGCGAGGTGCCGCGCGACCGCGAGGCGCTGGAACAGCTTCCCGGCGTCGGCCGCAAGACCGCCAACGTCGTCCTGAACGTCGCCTTTGGAGAGGAGACGATCGCGGTCGATACCCACATCTTCCGCGTCGGAAACCGCACCGGCCTCGCTCCGGGCAAGACACCCGACGCGGTGGAGGCCAAGCTTCTGAAAGTGGTGCCGAAGCTCTACCGCCGCCACGCCCACCATTGGCTGATCCTGCACGGCCGCTATGTCTGCAAGGCGCGCAAGCCCGATTGCCCGATCTGCCCGGTCGCCGATCTCTGCGCCTTCAAGGACAAGATCATCGCCTGA
- a CDS encoding universal stress protein, whose translation MTDATQFPTPAPTPENPAPQPAKPVRIFLVVVDDSPELKVALRYACLRARKSGGKVALLTVLEKGEMQHWLAVENLIREEQRAEAEQKLQKLAREVNQLTGTLPALYVREGNRTEEVLALIGEEPSISILVLAAGTDPEGPGPLISYYTGRGLGRLHIPLTIVPGGLSNEALDAIT comes from the coding sequence ATGACCGACGCGACGCAATTCCCGACGCCGGCTCCGACGCCGGAAAACCCCGCTCCCCAGCCGGCGAAACCGGTGCGCATCTTCCTGGTGGTGGTCGACGACAGCCCGGAGCTGAAGGTGGCGCTGCGCTATGCCTGCCTGCGCGCCCGCAAGTCGGGTGGCAAGGTGGCGCTGCTGACCGTGCTGGAGAAAGGCGAGATGCAGCACTGGCTGGCGGTGGAGAACCTGATCCGCGAGGAACAGCGCGCCGAGGCGGAACAGAAGCTTCAGAAGCTGGCGCGGGAGGTCAACCAACTGACCGGCACCCTGCCGGCGCTCTATGTCCGCGAGGGCAACCGCACCGAGGAGGTGCTGGCCCTGATCGGGGAGGAGCCGAGCATCTCCATCCTGGTGCTGGCTGCCGGCACTGATCCCGAAGGCCCCGGCCCGCTGATCTCCTACTACACCGGCCGCGGCCTGGGCCGCCTGCACATTCCGTTGACCATCGTCCCCGGCGGGCTGAGCAACGAGGCGCTGGACGCGATCACGTAA
- a CDS encoding TIGR02186 family protein has protein sequence MGALAKRRLVQGAAGLAGLLLGGTVAATVWAQQLVADLSSHLIAITTGFTGTEVVLFGTTDGAGDVAIVVTGPRGSATVRRKERVAGMWMNTDSLRFDQVPGFYTVAVSRPLDQLVGRPVLERHQLGLPQLQLAADAALPPDEQAAFRSALIRNKQRQGLYAIASGQVAFLGERLFRTNIYFPANVPTGLYNVEALLIRDGDVVSAQTTPLVVSKIGFSAEVSDFARNRPVVYGVAAVVGAIAAGWAAGAAFRRV, from the coding sequence ATGGGTGCCTTGGCCAAACGCCGTCTGGTGCAGGGGGCCGCGGGGCTGGCCGGGCTGCTGCTGGGCGGGACGGTGGCGGCGACGGTGTGGGCGCAGCAGCTGGTCGCCGACCTGTCGAGCCACCTGATCGCCATCACCACCGGTTTCACCGGGACGGAGGTCGTGCTGTTCGGCACCACCGACGGGGCGGGCGACGTCGCCATCGTCGTCACCGGCCCGCGCGGCTCCGCCACCGTCCGCCGCAAGGAACGGGTGGCCGGCATGTGGATGAACACCGACAGCCTGCGTTTCGATCAGGTTCCAGGCTTCTACACGGTGGCGGTCAGCCGGCCGCTCGACCAGCTGGTCGGCCGTCCGGTGCTGGAGCGCCACCAGCTCGGCCTGCCGCAGCTGCAACTGGCCGCCGATGCCGCCTTGCCGCCGGACGAGCAGGCGGCCTTCCGCTCAGCGCTGATCCGCAACAAGCAGCGACAGGGGCTTTACGCCATCGCGTCGGGGCAGGTCGCCTTCCTGGGCGAACGGCTGTTCCGCACCAACATCTATTTCCCCGCCAATGTCCCGACCGGGCTGTACAATGTCGAAGCCCTGCTGATCCGGGACGGCGACGTTGTCAGCGCCCAGACCACGCCGCTGGTGGTGTCGAAGATCGGGTTCAGCGCCGAAGTGTCGGACTTCGCCCGCAATCGCCCGGTCGTTTACGGGGTGGCGGCCGTCGTCGGCGCCATCGCGGCCGGCTGGGCGGCCGGTGCCGCCTTCCGCCGGGTCTAG